TGGGCCAGTACCTCTGGGTGCATCACTATTTCATCAACCTCCTGGTGGCCATTTTCGATCTGCCTTTGGCCCTGGTGGTGCTGTTCTTCTGGCTGCGCTCCCGCGCCGCCTTGCGGGCCCCGGCCACCACGCCGATTCCGTGAAACCATTTCGCTGCCCGACCGCGGACGGAGTGACGATCGACGGCGCCTTGTTTCCCGCCGTTGCTCCGGAGCGGGGGGTGGTCGTCCTGGCGCACGGTTTGCCGACGGCCGGGCCGTCGCCCGAGGCGGCGGCGGACGAAGGCTATCCGGGATTGGCGCGCCGGTTGACCGCGCTCGGCTATACCACGGTCCTGTTCAACTTCCGCGGCACCGGCGCCAGCGGCGGTCATCTGGAGATCGACCGGTGGCCCGATGACCTGGGCGCGGTGCTGGATCATCTCGACCGTTCCCCCGAACGCCGATCACGTTATGGCGTCGTCGGATTTTCCGCCGGCGGGGCGGCGGCGATCCTGCGGAGCGCCGCGGACGAACGCCTCGATCCGTTGATCACCATGGCGGCGCCGGCGGATTACGGTTTTTTGCCGCTGAACACCAACGTCGCCCAGTGGTTCCAATTGTATCGGGAACTGGGTATGATCCGCGAAGGTTATTCGGGCACCCCGGAGAGCTGGGCGGCGGGATTCGAGCGGGTCAGGCCGGACCGGGCGATCGGCTCGTCGCGGGCGCGCCGGCTGGCGATCGTACACGGAACGGCCGACGATCTGGTGCCGGTGGCACACGCCGAACGGCTGGCCGCGGCGGCCGGGGGCCGGGCGGAAAAAATATTGATTTCCGGCGGCATTCATCAAATGCGCCGCGACGAACGCGCCGTGGCCGTGCTGGTGGATTTGCTGAAGCGGCTGGTTCCGGCCGGTGGCGACGGAGGAGCATGATGATCGATGGCGTGATGGTGAAGAAATTGCGGGTGATTCCCGACGAACGTGGCCGACTGATGGAGATTTTGCGGTCCGACGACGAGATTTTCGAGGGATTCGGCCAGACGTACGTCACGACCGCGTTGCCGGGCGTCGTCAAGGCCTGGCATTACCACAAATTGCAGGACGATCATTTCTGCGTCCTGGTCGGCATGATGAAGGTCGCCCTGTACGACGCTCGGGAGGGAAGCCCGACGCGCGGCGAGGTCAATGAATTCTTCCTGGGAGTGCACAATCCGCTGGTCTTACGCATCCCGGCGGGGGTATACCACGGCTTCAAATGCATCAGCGAAACCGAGGCGATGTGCCTGAACACGCCGACCCGCACCTACAACTACCAGGAACCGGACGAATACCGCCTGCCGGCGCACACCGACCAGATTCCGTACAATTGGAATCGCCGGGATTACTGAGCGCGGCGGACGAACCGGATCGAGGAATAGACAAAAAGCATGGGCCTGTTCACCAAGATATTCGGCACGCAGAACGAACGCGAACTCAAACGCATCGCGCGCACGGTCGCCGAGGTCAACGAGTGGGAACCCAAGGTCAAGCCGCTCACCGACGACCAGTTGACCGCCCGCGCCAAGGAAATCGCCGCGCAAATCCGCCAGGCGGCCGAAAGCCTCGACGACGAAAAGGAAATCGTCGCCGCCTTGTTCGAGGCCGAGCGCGCGGCGCTGCCCGAGGTGTTCGCCCTGGCCCGCGAGGCCAGCGTCCGCACCCTCGGCATGCGGCCGTTCGACGTGCAGGTCATCGGCGGCATCGTGCTCTGGGAAGGCCGGATCTCGGAAATGAAGACCGGCGAAGGCAAGACCCTCGCGGCGACCATGCCGCTGGCCTTGCACGCGATGGCCGGGCGCGGCGCGCACCTGGTCACCGTCAACGATTACCTCGCCAAGCGCGACGCCGAATGGATGGGCCCGATCTACAAAATGCTCGGCCTGACCGTCGGCCTGGTGGTGCACGAGATCGACCCCGACAACCGGGTGGCCAGCTACAAGGCCGACATCACCTACGGCACCAACAACGAGTTCGGCTTCGACTACTTGCGCGACAACATGAAGATTCACGCCAGCCAGCTCGTGCAGCGCGTGCACCACTACGCCATCGTCGACGAGGTCGACTCGATCCTCATCGACGAGGCCCGCACTCCGTTGATCATCTCCGGCCCGGTGCGCGAAGACCCCAACACCCTGCTGCGCGTGCGCGACGTCGTGCGCCGGCTGAAGAAGGACGACCACTACGAGCTGGACGAAAAACACCGCAACGTCATGCTCAACGACGACGGCGTGACGGCCGTCGAGCAGGGCCTCGGTCTGAGCAACCTCTTCGACGACGAAAACGCCGACACCCTGCACAAGGTTGAAAACATGCTGCGGGCCTATGCCCTGTACCATCGCGACCGCCATTACATCGTCAAGGGGCGCGAGGTCATCCTCATCGACGAGCACACCGGCCGCACCATGGAGGGCCGTCGCCTGTCCGAGTGATTGCACCAGGCGATCGAGGCCAAGGAAAACGTGCAGGTCCGCGCCGAAAGCCAGACCTACGCCACCATCTCGCTGCAAAACTACTTTCGCATGTACGCCCGCCTCGCCGGCATGACCGGCACCGCCGACACCGAGGCGGCCGAGTTCAAGAAAATCTACAACCTCGACGTCAATGTCATCCCGACCAACCAGCGGATGATCCGCTACGATGAGCCCGACAAGGTCTACCTGACGGCCAACGAAAAATTCGCCGGCGCGTATCTCG
This DNA window, taken from Myxococcales bacterium, encodes the following:
- a CDS encoding alpha/beta fold hydrolase, which encodes MKPFRCPTADGVTIDGALFPAVAPERGVVVLAHGLPTAGPSPEAAADEGYPGLARRLTALGYTTVLFNFRGTGASGGHLEIDRWPDDLGAVLDHLDRSPERRSRYGVVGFSAGGAAAILRSAADERLDPLITMAAPADYGFLPLNTNVAQWFQLYRELGMIREGYSGTPESWAAGFERVRPDRAIGSSRARRLAIVHGTADDLVPVAHAERLAAAAGGRAEKILISGGIHQMRRDERAVAVLVDLLKRLVPAGGDGGA
- a CDS encoding dTDP-4-dehydrorhamnose 3,5-epimerase, whose translation is MIDGVMVKKLRVIPDERGRLMEILRSDDEIFEGFGQTYVTTALPGVVKAWHYHKLQDDHFCVLVGMMKVALYDAREGSPTRGEVNEFFLGVHNPLVLRIPAGVYHGFKCISETEAMCLNTPTRTYNYQEPDEYRLPAHTDQIPYNWNRRDY